A single window of Achromobacter xylosoxidans DNA harbors:
- a CDS encoding oxidative damage protection protein: protein MARTVNCVKLKREAEGLDFPPYPGELGTRIWQSISKEAWEEWKQVQTRLVNENRLNLADARARKYLQQQMERFLFEDGSVEAQGYVPPSA from the coding sequence ATGGCCCGTACCGTCAACTGTGTGAAATTGAAGCGTGAAGCCGAAGGGCTGGATTTTCCACCCTACCCCGGCGAACTCGGCACCCGCATCTGGCAAAGCATTTCCAAGGAAGCTTGGGAAGAGTGGAAGCAGGTGCAGACCCGCCTGGTCAATGAAAACCGCCTGAACCTGGCCGACGCCCGCGCCCGCAAGTACCTGCAGCAGCAGATGGAACGCTTCCTGTTCGAGGACGGCAGCGTCGAAGCCCAGGGCTACGTTCCGCCCTCGGCCTGA
- the argA gene encoding amino-acid N-acetyltransferase, giving the protein MPDLEPDTVSALEAPEFAPAQFVRWFRDVAPYVHAFRGKTFVVAFGGELVQAGALNALVQDLSLLSSLGIRLVLVHGSRPQVNEQLRLKGFTQQFDRGLAPTDAAALECAKEAAGEIRLDIEAAFSQGLPNTPMSHAHIRVISGNFVTARPTGVLDGVDYKHTGQVRKIDVDALKFAIEKGSSVVLLSPLGFSPTGDAFNLAMEDLATSVAVALRAEKLIFLSSGQGVLNDDGSVDTELARVDADALLAGGSLDEETGAYLQYASLAVKRGVARAHLVPFALDGSVLLEIFTHDGVGTMVVEDTLDDLRPATLDDVGAILSLIEPLEADGTLVPRPRSVIERDVENFTVLEHDGVIYGCATLHNFPEDHMAEMACLIVHPEWQGSGEGEILLRHMESRARASGAKRLFVLTTRTSHWFMKRGFVQGGIADLPREKQNNYNRSRNSLVFIKKL; this is encoded by the coding sequence ATGCCCGACCTGGAACCAGACACCGTCTCCGCCCTTGAAGCCCCCGAATTCGCCCCTGCCCAGTTCGTCCGATGGTTCCGAGACGTCGCGCCCTACGTGCATGCGTTCCGAGGCAAGACCTTCGTGGTGGCGTTTGGCGGTGAATTGGTGCAGGCCGGGGCGCTGAACGCGCTGGTGCAGGACCTGTCGCTGCTGTCGTCGCTGGGCATCCGCCTGGTGCTGGTGCATGGCTCGCGCCCCCAGGTCAACGAACAGCTGCGCCTGAAGGGCTTCACCCAACAGTTCGACCGCGGCCTGGCGCCCACCGACGCGGCCGCGCTGGAATGCGCCAAAGAAGCCGCCGGCGAGATCCGCCTGGACATCGAGGCCGCCTTCAGCCAGGGCCTGCCCAACACGCCGATGTCGCACGCGCACATCCGCGTCATTTCGGGCAACTTCGTCACCGCCCGCCCCACCGGCGTGCTGGACGGCGTGGACTACAAGCACACCGGCCAGGTGCGCAAGATCGACGTCGACGCGCTCAAGTTCGCCATCGAAAAGGGTTCGTCGGTAGTGCTGCTGTCGCCGCTGGGCTTCTCGCCCACCGGCGACGCCTTCAACCTGGCCATGGAAGACCTGGCCACCAGCGTGGCCGTGGCGCTGCGCGCCGAAAAGCTGATCTTCCTGTCCAGCGGCCAGGGCGTGCTCAATGACGACGGCTCGGTCGACACCGAACTGGCCCGCGTCGATGCCGACGCGCTGCTGGCGGGCGGCTCGCTGGACGAGGAAACCGGCGCCTACCTGCAATACGCGTCGCTGGCGGTCAAGCGCGGCGTGGCCCGCGCCCACCTGGTGCCGTTCGCGCTGGACGGCAGCGTGCTGCTGGAGATCTTCACTCACGATGGCGTCGGCACCATGGTGGTGGAGGACACGCTGGACGACCTGCGCCCGGCCACGCTCGATGACGTTGGCGCCATCCTCAGCCTGATCGAGCCGCTGGAAGCCGACGGCACGCTGGTGCCGCGCCCGCGCAGCGTGATCGAGCGCGACGTCGAGAACTTCACCGTGCTCGAGCACGACGGCGTGATCTACGGCTGCGCCACGCTGCACAACTTCCCCGAGGATCACATGGCCGAGATGGCCTGCCTGATCGTGCACCCCGAATGGCAGGGGTCCGGCGAGGGCGAGATCCTGCTGCGCCACATGGAATCGCGCGCCCGCGCCAGCGGCGCCAAGCGGCTGTTCGTGCTGACCACGCGCACCTCGCACTGGTTCATGAAGCGCGGCTTCGTGCAGGGCGGCATCGCCGACCTGCCGCGCGAAAAGCAGAACAACTACAACCGCTCGCGCAACAGCCTGGTGTTCATCAAGAAGCTGTGA
- the hrpA gene encoding ATP-dependent RNA helicase HrpA has protein sequence MPESSRPRPPVPADGPTRGPRKPRADAAAPAARQAPRPERPIPAVTYPEDLPVSARRQEIARAIAGHQVVIVSGETGSGKTTQLPKICLELGRGRQKMIGHTQPRRLAATSVAKRIAEELNTPMGEVVGYQVRFNDRTGPNASIKLMTDGILLAESQRDPLLRRYDTIIIDEAHERSLNIDFLLGYLKQLLPRRPDLKVIITSATIDAERFARHFAASEDKPAPVIEVSGRLYPVEVRYRPVREEAAEDEAAPARPGRDRERMSGDEERDLIDAIVDAVDECARHGPGDVLVFLPGEREIRESAEALRKRHPAGTEVLPLYARLSQAEQEQIFHPRGNARRIVLATNVAETSLTVPGIRFVVDSGLARVKRYSWRNKVEQLRIEPVSRASANQRAGRCGRVGPGLCIRLFDEADFNARAAFTDPEVLRSSLASVILRMKSLKLDDIEQFPFVEAPPGRAVADGYHLLQELGAIELAAADDGDDASRTGASFVLTQTGHELAKLPVDPRIGRMILAAREHQCLAEMLIIASALSVQDARDRPMQEREAAEAAHAKFADDKSEFISFLKLWRWYGEQVQHKASQRKLVGLLRQNFLSPIRLREWHDVHTQLAALVGEQGWRVNQVEATYEQLHMALLSGLLGNIGFKSDEGGHYQGAREIRFHIHPGSRLVKKAGRWIVAAELVETTRLYARCVARIDPVWLEKVGAHLIRKNWSDPRWEKKAGQVVANERATLYGLTIYSGRRIQYGRVHPREARELFIRQALVPGEIDTRLAFVAHNRKLIAGIEKLEHQTRRPDILVDDELIYAFYDRQLPADISQTATLEKWVNGLDKAEAAKLLLTRDELMRHEAAGVTTDVFPKKVEWQGVSMALDYHFEPGSPRDGVTLAVPLFALNQIDPARCEWLVPGMLKEKVHLLLKSLPQKLRRHCVPLPDYAAGFYDRWFERLGDPQTGLVDALIADMWDQVQVRPAAADFKLETLPAHLFMNFRVVDEHGRMLAAGRNLAQLRAEFGKQAQATFQQLAASDTQVAQALAHENLTAWTFGPLPEIMEIKRRGQSVIGYPALVDRGAHCDLDVFDDPDEARKAHRAGLLKLFRLGLREQVKFLEKNLADLTRISMLYMTLGTQEELRDQIIDCALGQACLAEPWPVNEQQFEARRAEGKGRLGLLAQEVARLAGTILTEYATLQRKLPQAKPHAAAYADLQQQLGALMPKWFIRDTPYPQLSHFPRYLKAAVARIDKLRADPGRDAKLVAEMAPLVTQYQRARSALKGAPDPRLDEFRWLLEELRVALFAQELRTPMPVSVKRLMKSWESLQR, from the coding sequence ATGCCAGAATCTTCCCGCCCGCGGCCGCCCGTGCCGGCCGACGGGCCGACCCGGGGCCCCCGCAAGCCGCGTGCCGATGCCGCGGCCCCGGCGGCCCGCCAGGCGCCCCGCCCCGAGCGGCCCATTCCCGCCGTGACCTACCCCGAAGACCTGCCCGTCAGCGCGCGGCGCCAGGAAATCGCGCGCGCCATCGCCGGCCATCAGGTGGTCATCGTCAGCGGCGAGACCGGCTCGGGCAAGACCACCCAATTGCCCAAGATCTGCCTGGAACTGGGCCGCGGCCGCCAGAAGATGATCGGCCACACCCAGCCGCGGCGGCTGGCCGCCACTTCGGTGGCCAAGCGCATCGCCGAGGAACTGAACACGCCGATGGGCGAGGTGGTGGGCTACCAGGTGCGTTTCAACGACCGCACCGGCCCCAATGCGTCGATCAAGCTGATGACCGACGGCATCCTGCTGGCCGAGTCGCAGCGCGACCCGCTCCTGCGCCGCTACGACACCATCATCATCGACGAGGCGCACGAACGCAGCCTGAACATCGACTTCCTGCTGGGCTATCTCAAGCAGCTGCTGCCGCGCCGTCCCGACCTGAAAGTCATCATCACCTCGGCCACCATCGACGCCGAGCGCTTCGCCCGCCATTTCGCCGCGTCCGAGGACAAGCCGGCGCCGGTGATCGAGGTCTCGGGCCGGTTGTATCCGGTCGAGGTGCGCTACCGTCCGGTGCGCGAGGAAGCCGCCGAGGACGAGGCCGCGCCCGCCAGGCCGGGCCGCGACCGCGAGCGCATGTCGGGCGACGAGGAACGCGACCTGATCGACGCCATCGTCGACGCGGTCGACGAATGCGCCCGCCACGGCCCCGGCGACGTGCTGGTGTTCCTGCCGGGCGAGCGCGAGATCCGCGAATCGGCCGAAGCGCTGCGCAAGCGCCACCCGGCCGGCACCGAGGTACTGCCGCTGTACGCGCGCCTGTCGCAGGCCGAGCAGGAACAGATCTTCCATCCGCGCGGCAACGCGCGCCGCATCGTGCTGGCCACCAACGTGGCGGAAACCTCGCTGACGGTGCCCGGCATCCGCTTCGTGGTCGACAGCGGCCTGGCGCGCGTCAAGCGCTATTCCTGGCGCAACAAGGTCGAGCAGCTGCGCATCGAGCCGGTCAGCCGCGCCTCGGCCAACCAGCGCGCCGGCCGTTGCGGCCGGGTCGGCCCGGGCCTTTGCATCCGGCTCTTTGATGAAGCCGACTTCAACGCCCGCGCCGCCTTCACCGACCCCGAGGTGCTGCGTTCCTCGCTGGCGTCCGTGATCCTGCGGATGAAGTCGCTCAAGCTGGACGACATCGAGCAGTTCCCGTTCGTCGAGGCCCCGCCCGGGCGCGCGGTGGCCGACGGCTACCACCTGCTGCAGGAACTGGGCGCGATCGAACTGGCGGCCGCCGATGATGGCGACGACGCCAGCCGCACCGGCGCCTCGTTCGTCCTGACCCAGACCGGCCACGAATTGGCCAAGCTGCCGGTGGACCCGCGCATCGGCCGCATGATCCTGGCCGCGCGCGAGCACCAGTGCCTGGCCGAGATGCTGATCATCGCTTCGGCGCTGTCGGTGCAGGACGCGCGCGACCGGCCCATGCAGGAACGCGAGGCGGCCGAAGCCGCGCACGCCAAGTTCGCCGACGACAAGTCCGAATTCATCTCCTTCCTCAAGCTGTGGCGCTGGTACGGCGAGCAGGTGCAGCACAAGGCCTCGCAGCGCAAGCTGGTGGGCCTGCTGCGGCAGAACTTCCTGTCGCCCATCCGGCTGCGCGAATGGCACGACGTCCACACCCAGCTGGCCGCCCTGGTGGGCGAGCAGGGCTGGCGCGTCAACCAGGTCGAGGCCACCTACGAACAGCTGCACATGGCGCTGCTGTCGGGCCTGTTGGGCAACATCGGCTTCAAGAGCGACGAGGGCGGTCACTACCAGGGCGCCCGCGAGATCCGCTTCCACATCCATCCGGGCTCGCGCCTGGTGAAGAAGGCCGGCCGCTGGATCGTCGCCGCCGAGCTGGTCGAGACCACCCGCCTGTATGCGCGCTGCGTGGCGCGCATCGATCCGGTCTGGCTGGAAAAGGTCGGCGCCCATTTGATCCGCAAGAACTGGTCGGACCCGCGCTGGGAAAAGAAGGCCGGCCAGGTGGTGGCCAACGAACGCGCCACGCTCTATGGCCTGACCATCTACAGCGGCCGTCGCATCCAGTACGGCCGGGTCCATCCGCGCGAGGCGCGCGAACTGTTCATCCGCCAGGCGCTGGTGCCGGGCGAGATCGACACGCGCCTGGCCTTCGTGGCCCACAACCGCAAGCTGATCGCCGGCATCGAGAAACTTGAGCATCAGACCCGTCGCCCCGACATCCTGGTCGATGACGAGCTGATCTACGCCTTCTATGACCGCCAGCTGCCGGCCGACATCTCGCAGACCGCGACGCTTGAAAAGTGGGTCAACGGCCTCGACAAGGCCGAAGCCGCCAAGCTGCTGCTGACGCGCGACGAACTGATGCGGCACGAGGCCGCCGGCGTCACCACCGACGTCTTCCCCAAGAAGGTGGAGTGGCAGGGCGTGTCGATGGCGCTCGATTACCACTTCGAGCCTGGCTCGCCGCGCGACGGCGTGACGCTGGCGGTGCCGCTGTTCGCCCTGAACCAGATCGATCCGGCGCGCTGCGAATGGCTGGTGCCCGGCATGCTCAAGGAGAAGGTGCACCTGCTGCTCAAGTCGCTGCCGCAGAAGCTGCGCCGCCACTGCGTGCCGCTGCCCGACTACGCCGCCGGCTTCTACGACCGCTGGTTCGAGCGCCTGGGCGACCCGCAGACCGGCCTGGTGGACGCCCTGATCGCCGACATGTGGGACCAGGTGCAGGTGCGCCCGGCCGCCGCCGACTTCAAGCTCGAGACGCTGCCGGCGCACCTGTTCATGAACTTCCGCGTGGTCGACGAGCACGGCCGCATGCTGGCCGCCGGCCGCAACCTGGCGCAGTTGCGCGCCGAGTTCGGCAAGCAGGCCCAGGCCACCTTCCAGCAGTTGGCCGCCAGCGACACCCAGGTGGCGCAGGCGCTGGCGCACGAGAACCTGACCGCCTGGACCTTCGGCCCGCTGCCGGAGATCATGGAGATCAAGCGCCGCGGCCAGTCGGTCATCGGTTACCCGGCGCTGGTCGACCGCGGCGCGCATTGCGACCTGGACGTGTTCGACGACCCGGACGAGGCCCGCAAGGCGCACCGCGCCGGCCTGCTCAAGCTGTTCCGGCTGGGCCTGCGCGAGCAGGTCAAGTTCCTGGAAAAGAACCTGGCCGACCTGACCAGGATCAGCATGCTCTACATGACGCTGGGCACGCAGGAAGAACTGCGCGACCAGATCATCGACTGCGCCTTGGGCCAGGCCTGCCTGGCCGAGCCCTGGCCGGTCAACGAGCAGCAGTTCGAGGCGCGCCGGGCCGAGGGCAAGGGCCGGCTGGGCCTGCTGGCGCAGGAAGTGGCGCGCCTGGCGGGCACGATCCTGACCGAATACGCGACCCTGCAGCGCAAGCTGCCGCAGGCCAAGCCGCACGCCGCGGCCTATGCCGACCTGCAGCAGCAGCTGGGGGCGCTGATGCCCAAGTGGTTCATCCGCGACACTCCTTACCCCCAGCTGTCGCATTTCCCGCGCTACCTGAAGGCGGCGGTGGCGCGCATCGACAAGCTGCGCGCCGATCCGGGCCGCGATGCCAAGCTGGTGGCCGAGATGGCCCCGCTCGTGACCCAGTACCAGCGGGCCCGCTCGGCCCTGAAGGGGGCGCCCGACCCGCGCCTGGACGAGTTCCGCTGGTTGCTGGAGGAGCTGCGGGTAGCCCTGTTCGCGCAGGAATTGCGCACGCCGATGCCGGTGTCGGTCAAGCGCCTGATGAAAAGCTGGGAATCCCTGCAGCGCTGA
- a CDS encoding ABC transporter permease — MFELFSTRTRPSASSRSSPNRWDWALLPLVLGVLAAMAYGASQMSRPFAVGEELPISLDPIYLPYYLLRTILRMFTALAFSLLFSFVFAAIAAKFRTAEKAMIPMLDILQSVPILGFQAIAIAPFIALFPGNLLGVECAAIFAIFTSQAWNMAFSLYQSMRTVPAELNEAARVFRLSGWQRFWRLELPYATPGLLWNMMMSMSGGWFFLVAAEAISVAGQDIKLPGIGSYIAVAIDAENGRAIAWAIGAMMAGILLYDQLFFRPLLAWADKFRFEESQADVAQQSWLLDWTRRSRWMQALSNMFWARMRRALGWFSVPYDGTSIRARAKAPDPRWTRIWDSLLAAAALLATYKLVVFVHQEVGWGEVLHVVGLGGITLARVMVLIGLASLIWVPIAVWIGLRPRYSQRVQAVAQFLAAFPVNLLFPAVVFVMVAFKLNPNIWLSPLIIFGTQWYILFNVVAGASTIPNELRLAAGNLGLKGWLLWRRVYLPAVFPSFITGAITASGGSWNASIVAEYVSWGNTSLVADGLGSYIKQMTEQGDFHRIALGIGVMSIFVMLLNRFFWRKLYLLAEDRGR; from the coding sequence ATGTTCGAGCTCTTCAGCACCCGGACGCGCCCGTCCGCGTCGTCCCGCTCCTCGCCCAATCGCTGGGACTGGGCGCTCCTGCCCCTGGTGCTGGGGGTGCTGGCCGCCATGGCCTATGGCGCCTCGCAGATGAGCCGCCCCTTCGCCGTCGGCGAAGAACTGCCGATCTCGCTGGATCCGATCTACCTGCCGTACTACCTGCTGCGCACCATCCTGCGGATGTTCACGGCGCTGGCCTTTTCGCTGCTGTTCAGCTTCGTCTTCGCGGCCATCGCGGCCAAGTTCCGCACCGCCGAAAAAGCCATGATCCCGATGCTGGACATCCTGCAATCGGTGCCCATCCTGGGTTTCCAGGCCATCGCCATCGCGCCCTTCATCGCGCTGTTTCCCGGCAACCTGCTGGGCGTGGAGTGCGCGGCGATCTTCGCCATCTTCACCTCGCAGGCCTGGAACATGGCGTTCAGTCTGTACCAGTCGATGCGCACCGTGCCGGCCGAGCTGAACGAGGCCGCGCGGGTGTTCCGGCTGTCCGGCTGGCAGCGTTTCTGGCGCCTGGAGCTGCCGTACGCCACCCCGGGCCTGTTGTGGAACATGATGATGTCCATGTCCGGCGGCTGGTTCTTCCTGGTGGCGGCCGAGGCCATCTCGGTGGCCGGGCAGGACATCAAGCTGCCCGGCATCGGTTCGTACATCGCGGTGGCCATCGACGCCGAAAACGGCCGCGCCATCGCCTGGGCCATCGGCGCCATGATGGCCGGCATCCTGCTCTACGACCAGTTGTTCTTCCGCCCGCTGCTGGCCTGGGCCGACAAGTTCCGCTTCGAGGAATCGCAGGCCGACGTGGCGCAACAGTCCTGGTTGCTGGACTGGACCCGCCGCAGCCGCTGGATGCAGGCCCTGTCGAACATGTTCTGGGCGCGGATGCGGCGCGCGCTGGGCTGGTTCAGCGTGCCCTACGACGGCACCTCGATCCGCGCCCGCGCCAAGGCGCCGGACCCGCGCTGGACCCGCATCTGGGATTCGCTGCTGGCCGCGGCCGCGCTGCTGGCGACCTACAAGCTGGTCGTGTTCGTGCACCAGGAAGTGGGCTGGGGCGAGGTGCTGCACGTGGTCGGCCTGGGCGGCATCACCCTGGCGCGGGTGATGGTGCTGATCGGACTTGCGTCGCTGATCTGGGTGCCGATCGCGGTCTGGATCGGCCTGCGGCCCCGGTATTCGCAACGGGTGCAGGCGGTGGCGCAGTTCCTGGCGGCGTTCCCGGTCAACCTGCTGTTTCCGGCCGTGGTGTTTGTGATGGTGGCGTTCAAGCTCAATCCGAACATCTGGCTCAGCCCGCTGATCATCTTCGGCACCCAGTGGTACATCCTGTTCAACGTGGTGGCGGGCGCCTCGACCATTCCCAATGAATTGCGCCTGGCGGCCGGCAACCTGGGCCTGAAGGGCTGGCTGCTGTGGCGCCGGGTCTACCTGCCGGCGGTGTTTCCCAGTTTCATCACCGGCGCCATCACCGCCAGCGGCGGCTCCTGGAACGCCAGCATCGTGGCCGAGTACGTGTCCTGGGGCAATACCTCGCTGGTGGCCGACGGCCTGGGCAGTTACATCAAGCAGATGACCGAGCAGGGCGATTTCCACCGCATCGCGCTCGGCATTGGCGTCATGAGCATTTTCGTCATGCTGCTGAACCGGTTTTTCTGGCGCAAACTGTATTTGCTGGCCGAAGACCGCGGCCGGTAG
- a CDS encoding AAA-associated domain-containing protein has product MPSNFLIELHDVGKSFRAADGTARHVLEHVDFTLREGEIVALLGKSGSGKSTLLRIMAGLVNADQGTVTYRGQPVYGPAAGIAMVFQSFALFPWLTAQQNVELGLEAQGVAPAERARRADAVLDLMGLGGFGGALPRELSGGMRQRVGIARALVMNPDVLLMDEAFSALDVLTGETLRDDMLELWDESRISTKGILIVSHNIEEAVMMADRIIVFSSDPGRIRSQVQIGLPRPRNADSPQVRALIDEVYALMTQRPAHDMPTPRQQGLGYRFPHTEVERMEGVLDVLAEAPFNGRADLPKLAEEAEISDDDLLPACEALGLFGLAQIDKGDIYLTPLGQRYVQADQDQKQAIFGRQLLAHVPLAAHIRHSLEQEPAGELPERNFLDSLEEFLKPDEAERVLKIAVEWGRYGEIYGYDYHTGLLSLPERAAG; this is encoded by the coding sequence ATGCCTTCCAATTTCCTGATTGAACTGCACGATGTCGGCAAATCGTTCCGCGCCGCGGATGGCACTGCCCGGCACGTGCTGGAACACGTGGACTTCACGCTGCGCGAAGGCGAGATCGTGGCCCTGCTGGGCAAGTCCGGTTCGGGCAAGTCGACCCTGCTGCGCATCATGGCGGGGCTGGTCAACGCCGACCAGGGCACCGTCACCTACCGCGGCCAGCCGGTGTACGGCCCCGCGGCAGGCATCGCCATGGTGTTCCAGTCCTTCGCGCTGTTCCCCTGGCTGACCGCGCAGCAGAACGTCGAGCTGGGCCTGGAGGCCCAGGGCGTGGCGCCGGCCGAGCGCGCCAGGCGCGCCGATGCGGTGCTCGACCTGATGGGCCTGGGCGGGTTCGGCGGCGCCTTGCCGCGCGAACTGTCCGGCGGCATGCGCCAGCGCGTCGGCATCGCCCGCGCCCTGGTCATGAATCCCGACGTGCTGCTAATGGACGAAGCCTTCTCGGCCCTCGACGTGCTGACCGGCGAAACGCTGCGCGACGACATGCTCGAACTATGGGACGAGAGCCGCATCTCGACCAAGGGCATCCTGATCGTGTCCCACAACATCGAGGAAGCGGTCATGATGGCCGACCGCATCATCGTGTTCTCCAGCGACCCCGGCCGCATCCGCAGCCAGGTGCAGATCGGCCTGCCGCGGCCGCGCAACGCCGATTCGCCGCAGGTGCGGGCGCTGATCGACGAGGTCTACGCGCTGATGACGCAGCGCCCGGCGCACGACATGCCGACGCCGCGCCAGCAGGGCCTGGGCTACCGCTTTCCGCATACCGAGGTCGAGCGCATGGAAGGCGTGCTCGACGTGCTGGCCGAGGCGCCGTTCAATGGCCGCGCCGACCTGCCCAAGCTGGCCGAGGAAGCCGAGATATCCGACGACGACCTGCTGCCGGCCTGCGAAGCGCTGGGCTTGTTCGGGCTGGCCCAGATCGACAAGGGCGACATCTACCTGACGCCGCTGGGCCAGCGCTACGTTCAGGCCGACCAGGACCAGAAGCAGGCCATCTTCGGCCGCCAGCTGCTGGCCCACGTGCCGCTGGCCGCGCACATCCGCCACAGCCTGGAACAGGAACCCGCCGGCGAGCTGCCGGAAAGGAACTTCCTGGATTCGCTGGAGGAATTCCTCAAGCCCGACGAAGCCGAGCGCGTGCTGAAGATCGCGGTGGAGTGGGGCCGCTATGGCGAGATCTATGGCTACGACTACCACACCGGCCTGTTGAGCTTGCCGGAGCGCGCCGCGGGGTAG
- the lpxO gene encoding lipid A hydroxylase LpxO: protein MKWLIPGIWLAAILFAHFRGRVKLPLGRQLLDHSVLLAPVNAFMVLTSRVPSTPYLTTSEIAELKVLDDNWETIRDEALQMAELRRIKAADSHNDIGFNSFFKYGWKRFYLKWYDARHPSAEELCPKTVAILKTLPKVKAAMFAELPPGGKLNAHRDPFAGSLRYHLGLTTPNDDRCHIIVDGESYSWRDGESVVFDETYVHEAYNHTDQNRIILFCDVERPLKWGWAEAFNRWFGRVVMSAASSPNDGGDQTGAINKLTHAHWVIDQKRKAFKAWNRNVYKATKYGLIILVIAGFIAL, encoded by the coding sequence ATGAAATGGCTGATACCCGGGATCTGGCTTGCCGCCATCCTGTTCGCGCACTTCCGTGGCCGCGTCAAGCTGCCGCTGGGCCGGCAACTGCTGGATCACTCGGTGCTGCTGGCGCCGGTCAACGCCTTCATGGTGCTGACCTCGCGCGTGCCGTCCACCCCTTACCTGACCACCAGCGAGATCGCCGAACTCAAGGTGCTGGACGACAACTGGGAAACGATCCGCGACGAAGCCCTGCAGATGGCCGAGCTGCGCCGCATCAAGGCGGCCGACAGCCACAACGACATCGGCTTCAATTCCTTCTTCAAGTACGGCTGGAAGCGCTTCTACCTGAAGTGGTATGACGCCCGCCACCCCTCGGCCGAGGAACTGTGCCCCAAGACGGTGGCCATCCTGAAGACGCTGCCCAAGGTCAAGGCGGCGATGTTCGCCGAGCTGCCGCCGGGCGGCAAGCTCAACGCCCACCGCGACCCGTTCGCCGGCTCGCTGCGCTACCACCTGGGGCTGACCACGCCCAACGACGACCGCTGCCACATCATCGTCGACGGCGAATCCTACAGCTGGCGCGACGGCGAAAGCGTGGTGTTCGACGAGACCTACGTGCACGAGGCCTACAACCACACCGACCAGAACCGCATCATCCTGTTCTGCGACGTCGAGCGGCCGCTCAAGTGGGGCTGGGCCGAGGCCTTCAACCGCTGGTTCGGCCGCGTGGTGATGTCGGCAGCCAGCTCGCCCAACGACGGCGGCGACCAGACCGGCGCCATCAACAAGCTGACCCATGCGCACTGGGTCATCGACCAGAAGCGCAAGGCCTTCAAGGCCTGGAACCGCAACGTCTACAAGGCCACCAAGTACGGCCTGATCATCCTGGTGATCGCGGGCTTCATCGCCCTGTGA